One Elusimicrobiota bacterium genomic region harbors:
- a CDS encoding DEAD/DEAH box helicase, with translation MNEKSACLDEIKIEINEKFKEALSLMENSQRHIFITGKAGTGKSTLLNYFRSKTYKKIAVLAPTGVAALNVKGETIHSFFGFKPDITLQKIHKFSEKRTKIYKNIDTIVIDEVSMLRADLLDCIDHFLRINGRNGSEPFGGVQMVFIGDLYQLSPVVTNDERRIFEDYYKGSYFFYADAFDTISLEFVELDKIYRQKEKIFIGLLNGIRNNTINEEELSLLNERVGNCFPQENSREGFTIYLTTTNDMATRINNEYLERTESEYFRFEAEVTGNFNERAFPTDSELYIGKGSQVMLLNNDAEGQWINGTLGEVIDIEMDSEDRPCGVVVRFADGQIKSVMPHTWEIFHFKYNEPLRAIETEVIGTFTQLPLRLAWAVTIHKSQGKTFDRVIIDTGRGIFAHGQMYVALSRCTSLEGILLKKPVKQSDILMDPCILDFLARCKSGHSGKYVFDPELI, from the coding sequence ATGAACGAAAAATCAGCCTGTTTAGACGAAATCAAAATAGAAATAAACGAAAAATTCAAAGAAGCTCTTTCCTTGATGGAAAACTCCCAAAGACATATATTTATTACCGGTAAAGCAGGCACCGGTAAATCCACCCTATTAAACTATTTCCGTTCCAAAACATATAAAAAAATTGCCGTCCTTGCTCCCACCGGTGTTGCCGCCCTGAACGTTAAAGGAGAAACCATCCATTCTTTTTTCGGATTCAAACCGGACATTACACTTCAGAAAATCCATAAATTCTCGGAGAAAAGGACAAAAATATACAAAAATATTGACACAATTGTAATAGATGAAGTTTCAATGCTGAGAGCGGACTTGCTGGATTGTATTGACCATTTCCTGCGCATTAACGGCAGAAACGGAAGCGAACCTTTCGGAGGCGTCCAAATGGTATTTATCGGCGACCTTTACCAGCTTTCGCCTGTTGTAACTAATGATGAAAGACGTATCTTTGAGGATTATTATAAAGGCAGTTATTTCTTTTATGCAGATGCGTTTGACACTATTTCACTGGAATTTGTTGAGCTTGATAAAATATACAGACAAAAAGAAAAAATATTCATAGGTCTGCTCAATGGAATTCGCAATAATACAATAAACGAAGAAGAGTTGTCTTTATTGAACGAACGGGTCGGCAATTGTTTTCCGCAGGAAAACAGCAGAGAAGGTTTTACAATATATCTAACCACAACAAATGATATGGCGACAAGAATCAACAACGAATATCTCGAAAGAACAGAAAGCGAATATTTCAGGTTTGAAGCTGAAGTAACCGGCAATTTTAATGAACGGGCATTTCCTACCGATAGCGAACTTTATATCGGTAAAGGTTCACAGGTTATGCTGTTAAACAACGATGCCGAAGGACAATGGATAAACGGTACACTGGGTGAAGTAATTGACATAGAAATGGATAGTGAAGACAGACCTTGCGGTGTTGTAGTCCGATTTGCCGATGGTCAGATTAAATCTGTTATGCCCCATACATGGGAAATATTCCATTTCAAATACAATGAACCGCTTCGTGCAATTGAAACAGAAGTTATCGGCACTTTCACTCAATTACCCTTACGGCTCGCCTGGGCGGTCACCATACACAAGAGCCAGGGTAAAACATTTGACAGAGTCATTATAGACACAGGCAGAGGAATCTTCGCTCACGGTCAGATGTACGTCGCTTTAAGCAGGTGCACTTCGCTTGAAGGAATACTCCTGAAAAAACCGGTAAAACAATCCGACATACTTATGGACCCATGCATACTAGATTTCCTGGCAAGATGCAAGTCCGGCCATTCCGGAAAATATGTCTTTGACCCGGAATTGATATAA
- a CDS encoding VIT1/CCC1 transporter family protein has translation MLDKNIINSLLTAQKNEITENIIYSKLSEVIKDSKNKDILRRIASEELKHYNIFKEYTNKDVKPDKLKILKYWFISRVLGLTFGIKLLEKGEKNAGINYGNLSQFLPIFKDIVKDENGHEKELIGLIDEERLKYIRSMVLGLNDALIELMGVLAGLTFAFKNTRLIAMVGLITGMAGALSMAASEYLSTKSEEGNKNPLKAAIYTGSVYIFTMLILVFPYLIFSSMYLSVGLMVFDAILMIYICTFYISVAKDISFKERFFEMSLISLGVAVLSFIIGILIKKLLNIQI, from the coding sequence ATGTTAGATAAAAACATTATTAACTCACTATTGACCGCCCAGAAGAATGAAATCACTGAAAATATTATTTATTCTAAACTTTCAGAAGTAATAAAAGATTCTAAGAATAAAGATATTTTAAGGCGTATAGCAAGTGAAGAATTAAAACATTATAACATATTTAAGGAATATACAAATAAAGATGTAAAACCGGATAAGCTAAAAATACTGAAATATTGGTTTATTTCAAGAGTATTAGGGTTAACATTCGGAATAAAACTATTAGAGAAAGGCGAGAAGAATGCAGGAATTAACTACGGAAATCTATCCCAGTTTTTACCTATTTTCAAAGATATTGTAAAAGATGAAAATGGACACGAAAAAGAACTTATAGGTTTAATAGATGAGGAACGGCTTAAGTATATCAGGTCTATGGTACTGGGTTTAAATGATGCGCTTATAGAACTTATGGGTGTACTCGCCGGATTAACTTTCGCATTTAAAAATACCCGCCTGATTGCAATGGTAGGATTAATTACCGGAATGGCCGGAGCGTTATCAATGGCTGCCTCGGAATACCTTTCTACTAAATCAGAAGAAGGGAATAAAAATCCTTTAAAAGCAGCAATCTATACCGGTTCTGTTTATATTTTTACCATGCTGATTTTGGTTTTTCCTTATTTGATTTTCTCAAGCATGTATTTAAGTGTTGGTTTGATGGTTTTTGATGCTATTTTAATGATTTACATATGTACTTTTTATATTTCTGTAGCCAAAGACATTTCTTTCAAAGAAAGATTTTTTGAGATGTCGCTAATTAGTTTGGGTGTAGCAGTTCTATCGTTTATTATAGGTATTCTTATAAAAAAACTCTTAAATATTCAAATTTAG
- a CDS encoding RNA-binding protein: MKIYVGGMAVEVTDEELKAAFQAFGEVTSVNVIKDKGTGASRGFGFVEMADEAGKAAIAGMNGKELKGKPLTVNEARSKK, from the coding sequence GTGAAGATTTATGTTGGTGGTATGGCTGTTGAAGTGACAGACGAGGAATTGAAAGCGGCTTTCCAAGCTTTTGGTGAAGTAACGAGTGTAAATGTTATTAAGGATAAGGGAACAGGGGCATCGAGAGGATTTGGTTTCGTCGAGATGGCTGATGAAGCAGGTAAGGCGGCAATTGCCGGTATGAATGGTAAGGAATTGAAAGGTAAACCGCTCACAGTAAATGAAGCCCGTTCAAAAAAGTAA
- a CDS encoding cupin domain-containing protein encodes MLIKHLKSCPSFIAGDNTILRELLHPDKADLNLRYSLAHAVLKPGKTSQPHKLKTSEVYYILEGKGKMHIGNESKDVFPSQAIYIPPNTKQYIKNTGKTDLKFLCIVDPAWRPEDEEVLST; translated from the coding sequence ATGCTAATAAAACACTTAAAATCTTGTCCCTCATTCATAGCCGGTGATAACACTATCCTGCGTGAACTCTTACACCCTGACAAAGCCGACTTAAATCTCCGGTACAGTTTAGCCCACGCAGTTCTTAAACCCGGTAAAACCTCACAACCCCACAAACTGAAAACCTCCGAAGTTTACTACATTCTGGAAGGCAAAGGCAAAATGCACATCGGCAACGAGTCAAAAGATGTTTTTCCTTCTCAAGCAATATACATTCCCCCAAACACAAAACAATACATCAAAAACACCGGCAAAACCGACCTCAAATTCCTCTGCATAGTAGACCCCGCCTGGCGCCCCGAAGACGAAGAAGTTTTATCCACATAG